The stretch of DNA TCTTGGCCCCCTCGTCGGCGGGCTTGTCCTTGTCCTGCGCGAGCGCGGGGACGGCGGCGGTCATCAGCAGGAGGGAGAGAAGGGTTTTCATGGGCACAGGCGCTATTTCTGGCTGTCGGTGGCCAGCTTACCCGAATTGGGGGGAGATGTCAGGGAGTTACCCACAGGGGCGCGCTTCTCGCGTTCCCGGCGGCGCTCCTCCCTGTCGATGCCCTTGCGGGCATCCTTGAGGTACTGGTCCACCCGTTCGTCCTTGCCACCCTGGGCGCGGTACTTCTCGAAGAAGGCGATGGAGGTCTGGAAGCGCTCCAGGGTGTCCAGGCCCTCGGGCTCCAGATCCAAGTAGAGAATGGCCAGGTTGAACAGGGCATCGGTCAGGGTGGGCTGGAGCTTGAGTGCCTGCTCGTACTCGGACCGGGCCTGGGCGAACTGCCCCAGCCCCCGGTAGGCATTGCCCAGGTTGAGCCGCGCGGAGGCGAAGTCGGCGGCGGACTTCACGGCGGCCTCCAGCTCCTTCACCGCCGAGGCGTAGTCCTGGGTCTCGTTGAGCAGGGCGCCATGGTTGTTGCGGGCCTCGGCGAAGTCCGGGCGCAGCTGCACGGCGTGCTTGAAGCTCTCCAGGGCCTGGGCGCGCGCGTTGAGCGTGAGCTGCACCACGCCCAGGGCGTTGTGGGTGGCGGCATCCTGGGGCGCGATGGCCAGGGCGTTCTCCAGCACCATGTGGGCCAGCTCGTGCTTCTTCTCGAGCGAGTACACCTGGGCCAGCACCTGCATGGACTTCACGTGGCGCTCGTCCACCTTGAGGGCGCGCTTGGCCTCGGCGGAGGCCGCGTCCAGCTTGCCCTGGTGGAGCAGCGTAAAGGCCAGTGCCGCGCGGAGGGTGATCGCGTCCGGGCGGGCCTCCAGCTTCTGGCGCAGCTCCGCCTCGATGGCCGGGGCCCGGCCGGTGCGGCAGAAGAGCCGGGCCAGGTAGTCCCAGGCGGCCTCCTGGTCCGGCTTCAGCTCCAGGGCCTTGCGGTAGGCGCGCTCGGCTTGCTCCAGCTTGCCCTTGCGCTCGCGCACCACGCCCAGGTTGGTCCAGGCGTAGTCGAGCGTGGGGTTCGTCTTCAGCAGCGCTTCCAGGCCGCGCTCGGCCGTCTCCCACTCGCCCCGCTGGGCGACCCCCACCGCCTGCTCGAAGTCCGCGCGGGACTGGGCATCCGGAGGGACGCTGGCGGGCGGGGCCGGGGCGGCGGCGGCCTCGGGCGCGGCCTCTGCCGGGGGCGTCTCCGGAGCTTGGGGGTCCTGGGCGGCCGGAGCGGCCGTGTCCTCCGTCTGAGGCGCGGGGGTGGG from Stigmatella aurantiaca encodes:
- a CDS encoding tetratricopeptide repeat protein, translated to MRPLRLCACLGWLLGAACASAPTQRPTPAPQTEDTAAPAAQDPQAPETPPAEAAPEAAAAPAPPASVPPDAQSRADFEQAVGVAQRGEWETAERGLEALLKTNPTLDYAWTNLGVVRERKGKLEQAERAYRKALELKPDQEAAWDYLARLFCRTGRAPAIEAELRQKLEARPDAITLRAALAFTLLHQGKLDAASAEAKRALKVDERHVKSMQVLAQVYSLEKKHELAHMVLENALAIAPQDAATHNALGVVQLTLNARAQALESFKHAVQLRPDFAEARNNHGALLNETQDYASAVKELEAAVKSAADFASARLNLGNAYRGLGQFAQARSEYEQALKLQPTLTDALFNLAILYLDLEPEGLDTLERFQTSIAFFEKYRAQGGKDERVDQYLKDARKGIDREERRREREKRAPVGNSLTSPPNSGKLATDSQK